In Amaranthus tricolor cultivar Red isolate AtriRed21 chromosome 3, ASM2621246v1, whole genome shotgun sequence, a single window of DNA contains:
- the LOC130808018 gene encoding DEK domain-containing chromatin-associated protein 4-like: MSLFLKKASKEVTKVAKSLGGFSSSKRKATSTPSVSTTPSISNYNYEPNYPEGYDPELQNYAEEVEREIQEEEQEEEPTTPIGIHISRQSSTRSHEEQGEQQQQRQARGKRVNFQTIEEDEPVRQLFPAMPPPSGRAVSGNATS; encoded by the exons atgtctttatttttgaaaaaagcctcaaaagaagttactaaagtggcaaaatcattgggaggtttcagctcctccaaaagaaaggccacttctactccgtcggtatcaacaacaccttccattagtaattataattatgaaccaaattatccagaagggtacgacccagaattacaaaattatgcagaagaagtggaaagagaaatacaagaagaagaacaagaagaggaaccaacgacccctattgggatacatatatctcgacagtcatcaacaagatcacatgaagaacaaggagaacaacaacaacaaagacaagctcgtggtaaacgagtcaatttccaaactatcg aagaagatgaaccagtaagacaactttttccggcaatgccacctcctagtggtagagctgtttccggcaatgccacctcctag
- the LOC130808020 gene encoding receptor-like protein 52 gives MQILVFFLFIHCLNISFINGEILSEQEALLAIKSAIKDDPHKRLSSWKNTTHHCNWSFVTCSSSSHSPTVISLNISNLELNGTLSPQIGFLTNLQNLSLRDNLFYGHVPSSLPLLTKLQYLNLGLNQFSGPLSLFVNMSELRCLYLDGNNFSGTISPEFSNLQKLQVLDLSYNYLSGLLPYELGFLKRLKSLDLTVNQLDGEIPNSFSLLKNLIRLDLSFNQLDGEIPNSFSLLSNLIHLVLSYNQLHGAIPNSFSLLTNLNFLGLSYNQLHGEIPNSFSRLTNLIFLDLSYNQLHGEIPNSFSLLTNLTSLILCQNNLQGFIPEFIGDLSKLEDLEICANKYTGSIPHKLGMNGLLTYLDVSSNKLSGPIPESLGNCKLLFFLNLTNNQLTGQLPVNIGKLTSLRFLLVANNNLIGKITPQITGYNITNFKNSSICNLVNLEILDLSYNKFNGEVPHCLGNTSTQLAVLNLQSNNFKGIIPRTLSKCGNLMFLNLGNNKFKDVFPYWLGSLPNLMVLSLPFNKFHGDITNNLTKIATFPFSKLQILDLSNNNLCGKLPFMYIKQFRSMMVDMSTIGSPSYLQYYSYMYSIRMIVNGVELDYKEIITSMSTFDMSNNHFEGEIPNSIGMLRALRNLNLSHNLLTGNIPPSIGNLSLLDGLDLSSNRLIGEIPQELVSLTFLGVFNVSYNQLEGPIPHGNQFDTFPSDSYEGNLELCGAPLLECKNNIVVQSLNNDNVEEKTELSMWEVVVIGFGSGTTVGLAWGYHILSVGKPFWLFKLLNKMEWALVDFHDHHFSRRSRTRTTKN, from the exons atgcaAATTCTTGTTTTCTTCTTATTTATTCACTGTTTGAATATTAGCTTCATTAATGGCGAAATATTATCAGAACAAGAAGCATTATTAGCTATTAAATCTGCCATTAAAGATGATCCTCATAAACGTCTATCATCTTGGAAAAACACTACTCACCATTGCAATTGGTCGTTTGTCACTTGCTCTTCGTCTTCTCACTCTCCCACTGTCATTTCCCTGAACATCTCCAACTTAGAACTCAATGGTACTCTCTCTCCTCAAATCGGTTTTCTTACAAACCTGCAAAACCTATCTCTCCGTGATAACCTTTTTTATGGGCATGTCCCGTCTTCTCTTCCTCTACTTACAAAACTCCAATATCTCAACCTAGGATTAAACCAATTTAGTGGCCCACTCTCTTTATTTGTTAATATGTCAGAGCTTCGGTGCCTTTATCTTGATGGGAACAACTTTTCTGGTACAATATCGCCAGAGTTTAGTAACCTTCAAAAGCTTCAAGTTTTGGATCTTTCTTACAACTATCTTTCGGGATTACTTCCTTATGAATTAGGATTCTTAAAGAGGTTGAAAAGTTTAGATTTAACAGTTAATCAATTagatggtgagataccaaattctttttctcttcttaaaaATTTGATTCGTTTGGATTTATCTTTTAATCAATTagatggtgagataccaaattctttttctcttctttcaaatttgattcatttggttttatcatataatcaattacatggtgcgataccaaattctttttctcttcttacaaatttgaattttttgggtttatcatataatcaattacatggtgagataccaaattctttttctcgtctaacaaatttgattttcttggatttatcatataatcaattacatggtgagataccaaattctttttctcttcttacaaactTGACGTCCTTAATTCTTTGTCAAAACAACTTACAAGGTTTCATACCAGAGTTTATTGGAGATTTATCTAAGTTAGAAGACCTTGAAATTTGCGCAAATAAATATACAGGAAGTATTCCGCATAAGTTGGGGATGAATGGGTTATTGACATACCTAGATGTTTCTTCAAATAAGCTTAGTGGTCCAATCCCTGAGAGTTTAGGGAATTGTAAGTTactattttttctaaatttgacAAATAATCAACTCACGGGTCAGTTACCTGTCAACATTGGAAAGCTTACGAGTCTAAGGTTTTTGTTGGTTGCCAACAATAACTTGATTGGAAAAATCACACCACAAATTACAG GATACAATATCACGAATTTTAAGAACTCTTCTATCTGCAACTTGGTTAATCTTGAAATCCTTGATTTATCTTATAACAAGTTTAATGGAGAAGTTCCTCATTGCTTGGGCAATACTAGTACTCAATTAGCTGTATTGAATCtccaatcaaataatttcaagGGCATCATACCTAGGACGTTATCTAAATGTGGAAACCTGATGTTCCTAAATTTGGGgaacaacaaattcaaagatGTATTCCCCTATTGGTTAGGTAGCCTTCCGAATCTAATGGTTCTCAGCCTACCCTTCAATAAATTTCATGGTGATATAACCAACAATTTAACAAAGATTGCAACATTTCCTTTTTCAAAGCTACAAATTCTCGACCtttcaaacaataatttatGTGGTAAGTTGCCATTCATGTACATTAAACAATTTCGTTCCATGATGGTCGACATGTCTACTATAGGAAGTCCAAGCTACTTACaatattatagttatatgtACTCCATCAGGATGATAGTAAATGGGGTGGAACTGGATTATAAGGAGATAATTACTTCTATGTCAACATTTGATATGTCTAATAATCACTTTGAAGGAGAGATTCCGAATTCTATAGGGATGTTACGAGCACTTCGAAATCTTAATCTCTCGCATAACCTACTTACTGGAAACATCCCTCCATCCATCGGGAACTTATCATTGTTGGATGGTTTAGACCTATCATCAAATAGGCTTATCGGTGAAATCCCTCAAGAACTTGTTAGTTTAACATTTCTCGGGGTTTTTAATGTTTCATATAATCAACTGGAAGGGCCTATACCCCATGGTAACCAATTTGATACCTTCCCATCTGATTCGTACGAGGGAAATCTTGAATTGTGTGGAGCACCATTACTTGAATGCAAAAACAATATTGTTGTgcaatctttgaacaatgataatGTGGAAGAAAAAACAGAATTATCGATGTGGGAAGTTGTAGTGATTGGATTTGGAAGTGGTACAACAGTTGGTTTGGCTTGGGGGTACCACATATTGTCAGTGGGGAAGCctttttggctttttaaattgttgaacaAAATGGAATGGGCTTTAGTTGATTTTCATGACCACCATTTCAGTAGAAGAAGtagaacaagaacaacaaagaactaa